One stretch of Miscanthus floridulus cultivar M001 chromosome 18, ASM1932011v1, whole genome shotgun sequence DNA includes these proteins:
- the LOC136521335 gene encoding protein STAR1 isoform X2, whose protein sequence is MGSASSDDLREHLLDVDGVANGGEAAPKIRVRGLRRRAEATGEEILRGVHLDVPRGVVMGVIGPSGSGKSTLLRALNRLWEPAPGAVLLDGADICGIDVLTLRRKVGMLFQLPAMFDGTVADNVRYGPQLRGKKLTEAEVKNLLSLADLDPALCSKSASELSVGQAQRVALARTLANDPEVLLLDEPTSALDPISTQNIEEAIVRLKKTRGLTTVIVSHSVKQIQRIADLVCLVVAGEIVEVLAPSELSDAKHPMARRFLELSS, encoded by the exons ATGGGCTCAGCTTCGTCAG ATGATCTCCGGGAGCACCTGCTGGACGTGGACGGCGTGGCCAACGGCGGGGAAGCGGCGCCCAAGATACGGGTGCGCGGGCTGCGGCGCCGCGCCGAGGCGACCGGCGAGGAGATCCTCCGGGGCGTCCACCTCGACGTGCCGCGCGGGGTCGTCATGGGCGTCATCGGGCCCAGCGGCAGCGGCAAGTCCACGCTGCTCCGCGCGCTCAACCGCCTGTGGGAGCCCGCGCCCGGCGCTGTGCTCCTCGATGGCGCAGACATCTGCGGCATCGACGTCCTCACCCTGCGCCGCAAGGTCGGCATGCTCTTCCAGCTCCCTGCCATGTTCGACG GTACCGTGGCTGACAACGTACGATACGGGCCACAGTTGCGCGGCAAGAAGCTCACTGAAGCCGAAGTGAAGAACCTGCTGAGCCTGGCGGATCTAGACCCTGCTCTGTGCTCCAAGTCGGCGTCTGAGCTGTCGGTCGGGCAGGCGCAGCGCGTCGCCTTGGCCCGGACCCTCGCCAACGACCCCGAG GTGCTGCTGCTGGATGAGCCGACGAGCGCGCTGGACCCCATCTCGACGCAGAACATCGAGGAGGCCATCGTGCGCCTGAAGAAGACGAGGGGCCTCACCACGGTGATCGTCTCCCACAGTGTGAAGCAGATCCAGCGGATCGCCGACCTGGTGTGCCTCGTCGTCGCCGGCGAGATCGTGGAGGTGCTCGCGCCGTCAGAGCTGTCCGACGCCAAGCATCCGATGGCCAGGCGTTTCTTGGAGCTCAGCAGCTAA
- the LOC136521335 gene encoding protein STAR1 isoform X1: MGSASSDDLREHLLDVDGVANGGEAAPKIRVRGLRRRAEATGEEILRGVHLDVPRGVVMGVIGPSGSGKSTLLRALNRLWEPAPGAVLLDGADICGIDVLTLRRKVGMLFQLPAMFDGTVADNVRYGPQLRGKKLTEAEVKNLLSLADLDPALCSKSASELSVGQAQRVALARTLANDPEACAPSALLLRLPDTVLHHYRLAEIDRLLQVLLLDEPTSALDPISTQNIEEAIVRLKKTRGLTTVIVSHSVKQIQRIADLVCLVVAGEIVEVLAPSELSDAKHPMARRFLELSS, from the exons ATGGGCTCAGCTTCGTCAG ATGATCTCCGGGAGCACCTGCTGGACGTGGACGGCGTGGCCAACGGCGGGGAAGCGGCGCCCAAGATACGGGTGCGCGGGCTGCGGCGCCGCGCCGAGGCGACCGGCGAGGAGATCCTCCGGGGCGTCCACCTCGACGTGCCGCGCGGGGTCGTCATGGGCGTCATCGGGCCCAGCGGCAGCGGCAAGTCCACGCTGCTCCGCGCGCTCAACCGCCTGTGGGAGCCCGCGCCCGGCGCTGTGCTCCTCGATGGCGCAGACATCTGCGGCATCGACGTCCTCACCCTGCGCCGCAAGGTCGGCATGCTCTTCCAGCTCCCTGCCATGTTCGACG GTACCGTGGCTGACAACGTACGATACGGGCCACAGTTGCGCGGCAAGAAGCTCACTGAAGCCGAAGTGAAGAACCTGCTGAGCCTGGCGGATCTAGACCCTGCTCTGTGCTCCAAGTCGGCGTCTGAGCTGTCGGTCGGGCAGGCGCAGCGCGTCGCCTTGGCCCGGACCCTCGCCAACGACCCCGAGGCATGTGCACCGTCAGCTCTCttgcttcgtcttcctgacactGTCCTCCACCATTACCGGCTTGCTGAAATCGATCGGTTGCTTCAGGTGCTGCTGCTGGATGAGCCGACGAGCGCGCTGGACCCCATCTCGACGCAGAACATCGAGGAGGCCATCGTGCGCCTGAAGAAGACGAGGGGCCTCACCACGGTGATCGTCTCCCACAGTGTGAAGCAGATCCAGCGGATCGCCGACCTGGTGTGCCTCGTCGTCGCCGGCGAGATCGTGGAGGTGCTCGCGCCGTCAGAGCTGTCCGACGCCAAGCATCCGATGGCCAGGCGTTTCTTGGAGCTCAGCAGCTAA